The following nucleotide sequence is from Chloracidobacterium validum.
AGCAAACAGTGAGCTTTTTCAAGCTGCCAGCCGTTCGCGGCCCGCTCGCTGATTTGCTTGGGCCGCCCTTTCTCGATGGCGTTGAGGAAGGTGACTACCTTGAAGAAAAAATTGAGCTAATAGGCGACTACTTGGTGATTCGGCTCTACCCTAACTTGCGCCGGATCGAGGACGAACGGAATCTCATCATTATTGTTCCGCTTGGCAATCCAGGCTTGCACGCTGTGTACTATCAGCAAGAACCGACCCCTGATGGACAGCTCAGTATCCAGACCGATTGGAAGCATAGCGCTGGTACATCGCTGGACGACCTGCCAAAGTCGCTCAAGGTCGCGCTGGCAACCATGATGGGTTTTCCCTGAGCACGGTCTGTCAGCTATCTTTCTGCCCACTTGCCTTGAGACGTTCGGCCAGATAGGCCTGAATTTCATCCAGTGGCAGGTCCTTCAACACCTTGAGCCGTTCCTCGACGGGCAGTCCCTTGAGCCGTTCCTCGACGGGCAGCCCCTTGAGGCGTTCCTCGACGGGCAGCCCCTTGAGGCGTTCCTCGACGGGCAGTCCCTTGAGCCGTTCCTCGACAGGCAGCCCCTTGAGCCGTTCCTCGACGGGCAGTCCCTTGAGCCGTTCCTCGGCCGGAATATCTTCCAACAATCCTTCGTCCAGAATGCCTTTCAAAAGCAAATGTCGTGGGAGCTTCCGAATAAACTCCGGCATCGTTTCCTCTACGAAGTCTTCAATGGTGTATGGCATCGCCAAGCCCTCCAGTCGGTAGTAAGCAAACAACCGGTCAAGAACCGAACTTGTATCTGCGCGTTTCGGCTGAAAATTCCACGCCGCCTGGCGCACCTTGGCCTCAACGCCGCTAAATATCCCCCACAGCCGATTGGCGGGTGTGTCCCGAATCTCACTCAGCACGATGACCCGCATCCCCAACGTTCCTAAGCTGATATGGTAAACACCCGGACGGTCGGCATCAATCCGCTGGAGTTTCACTTGATGGTTGAGCTTTTCAGGAAACCGCGTGCAGATAGCGTAAAGTGACAGCGCCGCTTTAGGCAGCCATTCGCCGGTTGATGACATCTGCTTCCGGTAGTTTACCGTGTGGCCGATGAATTCCTCGATGGCATCTTCGTCGAGTGCCTCGCGTAAGGATTTATAGGTGATCAGGTTGTGGTCGGCGAGGTTGTCAAGTCCGTCGGGAAGGTCTTGCTGGATGTCACCTGGACCTTTGCGGATGACCACGACATCGAGCAATTGCTGGCGGAGTGACAGGTCTTTCTCCAGCTCAACGGTGAAGGGAAGATCAGAAAAAAAGTCCGCTAGCGCAACACCAAAGAGCCGATGCCAGTTGAGATTGCCCATGACACTTTGAAGTCCACAGAGGATGACGATGCTGTGGCAGGATATACCAACTTTTTTTCAGCCATCTCTGAAAACGTGGCGTAAGACGCGGAGATGTTCCCAATAAGCGTCACTGGGCAAACAAGAAAAGAGCTTAGAAAAAACGCTCCAGCGCTTCTGCACTGGGGCGCGCTTGCTGGACGCGCTTATGCTAACCGAACGCATCATCTGTGACCCGCACCACCCTGATCCAGTGGCTTTGATGAAGGCCGCTGACTTGTTGCGCGCCGGTCAGTTGGTTGCTTTCCCAACTGAAACAGTGTATGGGCTTGGCGCGCTGGCGTTTGATGAGACGGCGGTGGCGCGGGTGTTTGCCGCCAAAGGACGCCCACCGAACAACCCCCTCATTGTGCACATTGCCGAGCGAAGCTGGATAGAACGGGTTGCTGTTGACATCCCACCCGTGGCGTATCGGCTGATGGATGTCTTCTTTCCAGGCCCACTCACACTCATCTTGCACAAGCAAGCGCGTGTGCCCCCCAACGTCACCGGCGGTGGGGCGACAGTTGGGGTTCGCTTGCCAGCCCACCCCTTAGCCCAGTCCCTCATCCGGGCAGTTGGCGCGCCGTTGGCCGCGCCAAGCGCCAACCGCTTCACCGAAGTGTCGCCAACGACGGCCGACCATGTGCTCAAGAGTCTGGGCGGTCGGATTGCCGCCGTGCTCGATGGCGGACCTTGCGCCGTTGGCATCGAGTCGGCCGTACTCGATGTTACGACCACGCCGCCAACGCTCTGGCGGGCTGGTGTTTTGGCGCAATCCACGTTGGAGGCGTCTGCTGGGGAACCTTTTCAGTCTCCACCGCATACAGCGACTGCGCCTAGTCCGGGACAGTTCCCGCGCCATTACGCTCCCCGCGCGCGTGTTGAGTTGCAGCCGTTTGGCGACATCAAAGGCATTGAAAAGCGGTTGGCCTTCTGGTCCGCGCGGGGACGGCGACTAGGTGCGGTTGTTCTCTCGGAGGTTGATGTTCCCCCCGACGTAACGCAGATCCGCCTACCGAGCGTGGTGGCTGCCTACGCCCAGCAACTTTACGCGGCCTTGCACGCACTCGATGGGCAGCTTGTGGATATCATCGTCATCGAGCAGGTCCCAGCCACTGCTGAGTGGGATGGCGTGCGTGACCGTCTCATCCGCGCTGCCCATGAGCCACTACCCTCATAGCCTTGCTTCAATGGCTTCGTAACTTCCACGAGCAGACCACGGCGGGTAATGGTACTATTGCCGGTGAATCAATCTTTTGTGCGCCGGCTTTTGTCGCCTGCATGGACATTTTTCACGATTGGCAAGCGCCTGGCATCCAAACGCCCTCGGTTCTGACCATGGGGGTGTTTGATGGGTTGCATCTGGGACACCAAACAATTATTCGCCGTGTGGTGGAGCGGGCGGCCGCGCTTGAATGTGCCTCAACGGTTGTTACGTTTGACCCACACCCACGCGCTGTACTCTACCCGGATGCCGCGCCACCGCTGCTTCAGACCCTGGGCCAGCGACTCGAAGCCCTCAAGATTCTGGGAGTCCGGCAAACACTCGTTCTGCATTTCGACCAGGACTTGGCAGCGCTGACGGCTGCCGAATTTGCCGAGCGCCTGCTTTTCAAGGCGCTGGGGGCGCGGGAAATCCATCTGGGTGAAAATTTTGTCTTCGGCCGAGGACGCCAGGGCAACATTGCTACCCTCCGCTGCCTTGGCGTGGACTACGGCTGCGCGGCATACGAAGTTGAGTCTGTTGTCCTGCGCGGCCGGCGCGTCAGCTCAACGCGCCTGCGTGAAGCCATTCAATCTGGCCAGATTAACTTGGCGCGGCGCATGCTCAGTCGCCCCTATGGCGTCGAAGGCGAAGTCGTTGCCGGCCGCCGTTTGGGGCGGACGCTCGATTTCCCAACGGCGAATATCGCCGTCATCAATCGAGTGCTGCCGGCCGATGGCGTCTATGTGACCGCAACGCTCATTCGCGGAGTGTGGCGGCGTAGCGTTACCAACATTGGTGTCCGTCCAACCGTGAGTGGTGACCGGATGCGCGTGGTAGAAACCCACATTCTGGATTTCAGCGGCGAACTCTACGGCACCTCCCTCCGCACCCGCTTCCTGCACCGCCTGCGACCGGAACAGAAGTTTGCCAGCCTGGATGACCTCCGCGCCCAAATCGGACGCGATGTCGCCCGCGCCCGCCGCTACTTCCGACATCCCGGCGTACGGCGCTCGCTGGCCGTCGAGTGACAGAGCCAAGTGACAGAACTGGGCTGGCTATCGCTTCGACAGCACGAACTGGTCGAGGCGATCAACCATCCATCCGTTGCCCACACGCCGGAGCGTTATCAATCCGGTGCCAGACTGTTCTTCCTTGGTGGCCGAAACGACGGTCACGTTGACATCGAGCAGGACGCGCTGTGCGTCAAGCCGTTCCATGCGTGTGGCTTGGGTGGTCCAGGCGTCGGGCTTGGAAACGACGATACCCAAGACGAATTTTGCCGTATCTGGCCGAATGAAGCAGGTTTCCAGTGCCTTGGACGTTCCCGCGCGAATGGCCTTGTCCATGGTCGCAAGAAACGCGCGGATGTCCTCCTCCGGTGGCCGTGACTGCCCGGCGGCTACTTCGCTGCTCAGTAGTCCACGGCGTGCCTGTTCATCGAGCGTTGGGCCAGCCTCCATGTCAAACGCTGCTTTGTAGGCCATCCGTGCTTGGTCATAGGCCTGGCGGGTCATGGCCAGTTCACCCTCGACAAGCAGCGCCACTGCCAGCGGATAGCGGGAAGGCGGGTTGGCCTGGCGAATGGCTGTGATTTCTGCCATAGCCGCCTCACCCTTGCCCTGAAAAGCCAGAATTCGAGCCAGATAGGCGCGGGCCAGAGCAAAGCCCGGTTCACGGGCAATGGCCGCGCGCAACAGGCTTTCGGCTTCGGCCTGGCGTTGGGCCTCGGTCTCATTGGTTTTCAGCCGGCGTGTCAGTGTGGCTTCTGCATCCAGAACCAACCCAAAGGCATAGCGCTGTTCGGGCCGGGCGTCGTTATCGAACTGTTTGGAGTTGCGGTCGTAGCCAAAGCGTACCTGTGGGTAAACTTTTTCCGGGTCTAGCTCCACGCTGACAATGGTTGCCGAGGTTTCAAAGGTGGCGGTGGCATAGCCTTTGGAGGGCAGATCCACGGTAGTCGTCAGTTTTTCCCCCTTGTCGGTCACGGCGACGACCGGCAGCCGGGCGTCACCCGTGCCAAGGTTGCGCAGCGCGCAGCTCCAGCCCGGGCCATCCTCGCGTTTGACAGGAACACCAATCACGAAATCCGGTTCGCTGAGTTCCTCGAACCACTGTTTGAAAAAGTTGGCGCGGCGCTCGTCTGGCGGATCGCCAACGAGGCGGCTGCGCAACATGTCGTAGGTTGCCACACCGCTGGCGTCCAGGACGATGGACTTGACGGCAGCCAGCAACGTATCGCGTCCCACGAGGCGTTCTAGGAGCCGGAAGACAAGCGCGCCTTTGGTTGGCAGGCTGGCATAGTAGTCGGGCAAGGCCGGGTGTTGCAGGGTCAGAATCGGGTCAATGCCACGCTCAAAGCCTTGCTGTGAAACCCGAATGCCCGCCAACCTTCCATGGGCGAAGCTCCGCCGTAACCAGAAATCGCGCTCGGCAGCGGCTCCGTATTGCTGTTGAAGGTACTGTGCTGTGAGGTAGGCTGGCAGGGCATCGGCCAGCACGCCCCACCCACGCCCCCGCAGGCGGGTCTGTCCACCGAGCCAAGTCTGCGCAACATTAGCCGTCAGCCATTCGACAGTTTCAGCATCCAGTGTCGGACGTCGCAGGGTTGCCGCTTCGAGCACCACCACGCCTGGCGCGCTATAGCGTATGGCGCGGTCGGTATCGAAGTCCCGCCCCCGTAGCTCCGGGCTGCGGCGGTCGGCAACGACCCGCCGGGGAGTGGTCAACACCTGGAACTCACGCACCGGAACGGCTCCCCAGAGTGACTGGTAAAAGCCCAGAATCCGCGCAACCTCTTCGGCGAGGCGCTGGGCTTGTCGGGAACTTTCTTCCGGGAGTCCCCGCGTGCCATGGACGTTGACAACTGTTGGCTCACCACTGGCCGGCGTGAAGCGGCGCGTGACCGGTGGCGCCAAGGGCTGTACGAGTAGCCACGGTTCGCCGGCCAGTGATGAGGTGAAACTGATACTCCCGCCGGCTTCCTGTCGCGTGCCACTGGACCAGACTTCGCCATCGGTCGGCTTCGTAACGGTCAAGACGTATGGGGCGGTGTCGGGTCCATGGCTACTTTGGGGCAGATGGATGAAGGGCGTCCACCCGGCTTCCGGCAAAAGCAGGCTGTCGCCGGGCGTAAGGGCAGCGTAGTTGGTGCTTTCCCGGTACGTCAGTGTGTACACCAGTTTGGCCGTGACGTTTTTGCCCGGCCCAAGTGGTGGGGAGAGTTCCGCCACGTACGTGGCAATCGCGGTGTCACCCCCTGGTTGTTTCTTCTCATCCGTCGGCATGGGGCGGTCATTGACTGTAAAGGAGGTCA
It contains:
- a CDS encoding tetratricopeptide repeat protein yields the protein MKRLQGFTWHWLGGLFWLWLATGVAQAQEFADFGIIRSTVNVTLRPADYSADVTATLELTNIAKQAEARTLTLRLTKAAQVTSFTVNDRPMPTDEKKQPGGDTAIATYVAELSPPLGPGKNVTAKLVYTLTYRESTNYAALTPGDSLLLPEAGWTPFIHLPQSSHGPDTAPYVLTVTKPTDGEVWSSGTRQEAGGSISFTSSLAGEPWLLVQPLAPPVTRRFTPASGEPTVVNVHGTRGLPEESSRQAQRLAEEVARILGFYQSLWGAVPVREFQVLTTPRRVVADRRSPELRGRDFDTDRAIRYSAPGVVVLEAATLRRPTLDAETVEWLTANVAQTWLGGQTRLRGRGWGVLADALPAYLTAQYLQQQYGAAAERDFWLRRSFAHGRLAGIRVSQQGFERGIDPILTLQHPALPDYYASLPTKGALVFRLLERLVGRDTLLAAVKSIVLDASGVATYDMLRSRLVGDPPDERRANFFKQWFEELSEPDFVIGVPVKREDGPGWSCALRNLGTGDARLPVVAVTDKGEKLTTTVDLPSKGYATATFETSATIVSVELDPEKVYPQVRFGYDRNSKQFDNDARPEQRYAFGLVLDAEATLTRRLKTNETEAQRQAEAESLLRAAIAREPGFALARAYLARILAFQGKGEAAMAEITAIRQANPPSRYPLAVALLVEGELAMTRQAYDQARMAYKAAFDMEAGPTLDEQARRGLLSSEVAAGQSRPPEEDIRAFLATMDKAIRAGTSKALETCFIRPDTAKFVLGIVVSKPDAWTTQATRMERLDAQRVLLDVNVTVVSATKEEQSGTGLITLRRVGNGWMVDRLDQFVLSKR
- a CDS encoding L-threonylcarbamoyladenylate synthase; the protein is MLTERIICDPHHPDPVALMKAADLLRAGQLVAFPTETVYGLGALAFDETAVARVFAAKGRPPNNPLIVHIAERSWIERVAVDIPPVAYRLMDVFFPGPLTLILHKQARVPPNVTGGGATVGVRLPAHPLAQSLIRAVGAPLAAPSANRFTEVSPTTADHVLKSLGGRIAAVLDGGPCAVGIESAVLDVTTTPPTLWRAGVLAQSTLEASAGEPFQSPPHTATAPSPGQFPRHYAPRARVELQPFGDIKGIEKRLAFWSARGRRLGAVVLSEVDVPPDVTQIRLPSVVAAYAQQLYAALHALDGQLVDIIVIEQVPATAEWDGVRDRLIRAAHEPLPS
- a CDS encoding bifunctional riboflavin kinase/FAD synthetase; translated protein: MDIFHDWQAPGIQTPSVLTMGVFDGLHLGHQTIIRRVVERAAALECASTVVTFDPHPRAVLYPDAAPPLLQTLGQRLEALKILGVRQTLVLHFDQDLAALTAAEFAERLLFKALGAREIHLGENFVFGRGRQGNIATLRCLGVDYGCAAYEVESVVLRGRRVSSTRLREAIQSGQINLARRMLSRPYGVEGEVVAGRRLGRTLDFPTANIAVINRVLPADGVYVTATLIRGVWRRSVTNIGVRPTVSGDRMRVVETHILDFSGELYGTSLRTRFLHRLRPEQKFASLDDLRAQIGRDVARARRYFRHPGVRRSLAVE